The nucleotide window GCTCCAGCAGGAGGGCGTCACCCGGCTGGATTTGCTCAACTACATCTCCCACGGCATCTCCAAGGATGAGGCGGGCGAGGGTGAGGAGGGCGGCGCTGCCGACGGGCACGCGCCCGCGGGGGACGACGACGAGGAGGGCGAGTCCCCGCGCAAGAGCCCGCTGGAGACGTACACCACGCAGCTCAACATCGAGGCCAAGGAGGGGCGCATCGACCCGCTCATCGGCCGCGACAAGGAGCTGGAGCGCACCATCCAGGTGCTCTGCCGGCGGCGCAAGAACAACCCGCTCTACGTGGGCGAGGCGGGCGTGGGCAAGACGGCCATCGCCGAGGGCCTGGCGCTCTACATCCACGAGGGCCGCGTCCCCGAGCCGCTGAAGAACGCCATCGTCTACTCGCTGGACATGGGCTCGCTGCTCGCGGGCACCAAGTTCCGCGGTCAGTTCGAGGAGCGGCTCAAGGGCGTGCTCAAGGCGCTCCAGGAGCAGCCGGAGGCCATCCTCTTCATCGACGAAATCCACACGATTGTCGGCGCCGGCGCCACCAGCGGCGGCTCCATGGATGCGTCCAACATCCTCAAGCCGGCGCTCGCCAGCGGGAAGCTGCGCTGCATCGGCTCGACGACGTACCAGGAGTTCAAGTCCTCCTTCGAGAAGGACCGCGCGCTGTCGCGGCGCTTCCAGAAGATTGAGGTCGCCGAGCCCTCCGTCGAGGACACCGTCCTCATCCTGGAGGGGCTCAAGAGCCGCTACGAGGAGCACCACGGCGTGAAGTACACGCCGGAGGCGATTCGCGCGGCGGCGGAGCTGGCGGCCAAGCACATCAACGACAGGTTCCTGCCGGACAAGGCCATCGACGTCATCGACGAGACGGGCGCGGCGGAGAAGCTCAAGCCGGAGGGCGTGCGCACCAACACCGTCACCGGCGCGGACGTGGAGGCCGTCGTCGCGAAGATGGCGAAGATTCCCGCCAAGAGCGTGTCCGCGAGCGAGGGCGTCCAGCTCCAAAATCTAGAGAAGGAGCTGCAGGCGGTCATCTTCGGGCAGGACGGGGCCATCACGGACCTGGTGAGCGCCATCAAGCTGTCTCGCTCGGGCCTGCGCGCGCCGGAGAAGCCCATCGGCTCGTTCCTCTTCTCGGGCCCCACGGGCGTGGGCAAGACGGAGCTGGCCAAGCAGCTGGCGCAGACGTTGGGCGTGGAGTTCCTGCGCTACGACATGAGCGAGTACTCAGAGAAGCACACGGTGAGCCGGCTCATCGGCGCGCCGCCGGGCTACGTCGGCTTCGACCAGGGCGGCCTGCTCACGGACGCGGTGCGCAAGCACCCGTACGCCGTGGTGGTGCTGGATGAAATCGAGAAGGCCCACCCGGACCTCTTCAACATCCTGCTCCAGGTGATGGACCACGCGACGCTGACGGACAACAACGGCCGCAAGGCCGACTTCCGCAACATCGTCCTCATCCTCACCACCAACGCGGGTGCCCAGGAGATGAGCACCAAGTCCATCGGCTTCGGGGACCTCACGAAGCCCGCGGACGCGACGCGCGCGAAG belongs to Myxococcus fulvus and includes:
- the clpA gene encoding ATP-dependent Clp protease ATP-binding subunit ClpA, with the translated sequence MAGPLIAKELQASFRTALEEARKMGHEYLTLEHLLLALTKDSRTREVLKACGANVKRLQERLVSFLEETVERLPEDAEADPQQTIGVERVLHRAAMHALSAEQKLIDGGDVLVALFREEESHALYLLQQEGVTRLDLLNYISHGISKDEAGEGEEGGAADGHAPAGDDDEEGESPRKSPLETYTTQLNIEAKEGRIDPLIGRDKELERTIQVLCRRRKNNPLYVGEAGVGKTAIAEGLALYIHEGRVPEPLKNAIVYSLDMGSLLAGTKFRGQFEERLKGVLKALQEQPEAILFIDEIHTIVGAGATSGGSMDASNILKPALASGKLRCIGSTTYQEFKSSFEKDRALSRRFQKIEVAEPSVEDTVLILEGLKSRYEEHHGVKYTPEAIRAAAELAAKHINDRFLPDKAIDVIDETGAAEKLKPEGVRTNTVTGADVEAVVAKMAKIPAKSVSASEGVQLQNLEKELQAVIFGQDGAITDLVSAIKLSRSGLRAPEKPIGSFLFSGPTGVGKTELAKQLAQTLGVEFLRYDMSEYSEKHTVSRLIGAPPGYVGFDQGGLLTDAVRKHPYAVVVLDEIEKAHPDLFNILLQVMDHATLTDNNGRKADFRNIVLILTTNAGAQEMSTKSIGFGDLTKPADATRAKKAIERTFTPEFRNRLDGWILFSGLPPEIILKVVDKEVRLLQKMLEERKVKLELTPAARAWLAERGYDPAFGARPMARLVDNSLKKPLAEALLFGELKNGGTARYDVDKGGDKLALQTTAATAEPVPA